A part of Candidatus Deferrimicrobium borealis genomic DNA contains:
- a CDS encoding tetratricopeptide repeat protein, with product MLEDLPIEGAAHGAERWRAAVREHPGSAEAQYALGVALVREGREVEAEAAFREAAILRPGWAEAHNALGAALCRLGRYGEGIDALSVAARLREDFSLPRFNLGMAFALCRRYADAADAFRRAAALLPGLVESHVNLAVTLDLLGRHREAADAWRDVVRLDPARPGFHARLGWALCRLGGHREAAGAFRDAVHADPGCLEALGGLGWACAEIGDLEEAAEAFRKEADSSPGERRPLYNLGTVLGMLGRHEEAVERLAEAVKRSPDHPESRYNLGVCLFRLHRHGAAAAAFREALRIRPAYVKGLYNLGVALFETGRHEEAAGTFREVVRREPAHARGHFNLGVAFLALGRERQAAGAFREAAHHDPEHAASLFSLGILLLRQGKNEAAAEAFRGATLARPGYARAHNSLGVALFRMSRTAEAAEEFREATRIFPSYVGANFNLGLCLLRPEDRDGASRQLTVLSFLDPPLAQRYAALLSRRGTTAPSLRFAHSPRGKPGSTGA from the coding sequence ATGCTGGAAGACCTTCCCATCGAAGGTGCGGCGCACGGCGCCGAACGCTGGCGAGCGGCGGTGCGCGAGCACCCCGGGAGCGCGGAGGCGCAGTATGCGCTGGGGGTGGCGCTCGTCCGGGAGGGCCGCGAGGTGGAAGCCGAAGCGGCGTTCCGCGAGGCCGCGATTCTGCGGCCCGGCTGGGCCGAAGCCCACAACGCCCTCGGCGCTGCCCTTTGCCGCCTGGGCCGGTACGGAGAAGGGATCGACGCGCTTTCCGTCGCGGCCCGGCTGCGCGAGGATTTCTCCCTTCCCAGGTTCAATCTCGGGATGGCGTTCGCGCTGTGCCGCCGGTACGCCGATGCGGCGGACGCCTTCCGGCGGGCCGCGGCCCTGCTCCCCGGCCTCGTGGAGTCGCATGTCAACCTCGCCGTGACGCTTGACCTGCTCGGCCGCCACCGTGAGGCGGCGGACGCCTGGCGGGACGTTGTCCGTCTCGACCCCGCGCGTCCCGGTTTCCACGCGAGGCTCGGGTGGGCGCTCTGCCGCCTTGGGGGGCACCGGGAAGCGGCAGGGGCATTCCGCGATGCCGTGCATGCGGACCCCGGGTGCCTGGAGGCGCTCGGAGGGCTCGGGTGGGCGTGCGCGGAGATCGGGGATCTGGAGGAAGCGGCGGAGGCGTTCCGAAAGGAGGCCGACTCCTCCCCCGGGGAGCGGCGCCCCCTTTACAACCTCGGGACCGTCCTCGGCATGCTCGGGCGGCACGAGGAGGCGGTCGAACGGCTCGCGGAGGCTGTGAAACGGTCCCCGGATCACCCGGAGAGCCGCTACAACCTCGGGGTCTGCCTCTTCCGCCTCCACCGGCACGGCGCGGCGGCGGCGGCGTTCCGGGAAGCGCTGCGAATCCGGCCCGCGTACGTGAAGGGGTTGTACAACCTCGGCGTTGCGCTCTTCGAAACCGGACGGCACGAGGAGGCGGCGGGCACGTTCCGCGAAGTCGTCCGGCGGGAGCCGGCACACGCGCGGGGCCACTTCAATCTGGGGGTCGCTTTTCTTGCTCTCGGGCGGGAACGACAGGCGGCCGGGGCGTTCCGGGAGGCGGCCCATCACGATCCGGAACACGCGGCGTCCCTTTTCTCTCTCGGCATCCTCCTCCTCCGGCAGGGAAAGAACGAGGCGGCGGCCGAGGCGTTCCGGGGAGCGACGCTGGCCCGGCCGGGGTACGCGAGGGCGCACAACAGTCTCGGGGTGGCCCTCTTCCGCATGTCCAGGACGGCGGAGGCGGCGGAGGAGTTCCGGGAGGCGACCCGCATCTTCCCGTCGTACGTGGGGGCGAACTTCAACCTGGGGCTGTGCCTGCTGCGTCCGGAAGACCGGGATGGAGCCTCCCGGCAGCTCACCGTGCTCTCGTTCCTCGACCCGCCGCTCGCGCAACGGTACGCGGCGCTGCTTTCCCGCCGCGGCACGACGGCACCTTCGCTCCGGTTCGCGCACTCCCCGCGGGGCAAACCTGGGAGCACGGGGGCTTAG
- a CDS encoding sigma-54 dependent transcriptional regulator, producing MPGRILFIDDDPAGREVALFNLRKAGYEVTAAEDGAGGLSAFAASPFDLVITDLKMPGIPGMEVLRKIRAGSPDVPVLVITAFGNVETAVAAMKEGAYDFIGKPFHRDQLLLAVEKALDRRRLATEVRGLRIRASGVERDVVSVSAPMRRLLEMADRVAATDATILITGESGTGKEVLARRIHVRSLRAEGPFVAVNCAAIPAELLESELFGHARGAFTGAVRDRSGRFRQASGGTLFLDEVAEIPSTLQGKLLRALQERVVDAVGADAPVPVDVRILAATNRDLRGRIRDGSFREDLYYRLNVVELAVPPLRERPDDISPLVLRFVSEFAAGREIAVPDIVVAELSRRSWPGNVRELRNACERMVILCRGDEVSLEDLPPSPRTAGEGAAEESVAEWPPLPAEGLSLVDLEKRVIERALRMKGGNITQAALFLRIPRHILVYRIGKYGLRRDA from the coding sequence ATGCCCGGACGAATCCTGTTCATCGACGACGACCCCGCCGGCCGGGAGGTGGCGCTGTTCAACCTCCGGAAGGCCGGGTACGAAGTGACCGCGGCCGAGGACGGGGCCGGAGGGCTGTCCGCGTTCGCGGCCTCCCCCTTCGACCTCGTGATCACCGATCTCAAGATGCCCGGCATACCGGGGATGGAGGTGCTCCGGAAGATCCGCGCCGGGTCGCCCGACGTCCCGGTCCTCGTCATCACCGCGTTCGGGAACGTCGAGACCGCCGTGGCGGCGATGAAGGAGGGGGCGTACGACTTCATCGGGAAACCGTTCCACCGGGACCAGCTTTTGCTCGCGGTGGAGAAGGCGCTCGATCGGCGCCGGCTGGCAACCGAGGTGCGCGGCCTGCGGATCCGCGCCTCCGGGGTCGAACGGGACGTCGTCTCCGTTTCCGCGCCGATGCGGCGGCTGCTCGAGATGGCCGATCGCGTCGCCGCCACGGACGCGACGATCCTCATCACCGGCGAGAGCGGCACGGGGAAGGAGGTCCTCGCCCGCCGGATCCACGTGCGGTCCCTCCGGGCCGAGGGTCCGTTCGTGGCGGTCAACTGCGCGGCGATCCCCGCGGAGCTGCTGGAGTCGGAGCTGTTCGGGCACGCCCGCGGCGCCTTCACGGGGGCCGTTCGCGACCGCTCAGGGCGCTTCCGCCAGGCGTCGGGAGGGACGCTCTTCCTCGACGAGGTGGCCGAGATTCCGTCGACGCTGCAGGGGAAGCTGCTTCGGGCGCTCCAGGAGAGAGTGGTGGATGCGGTGGGAGCCGACGCGCCGGTGCCGGTGGATGTCCGCATCCTCGCCGCGACCAACCGGGACCTTCGCGGGCGGATCCGGGACGGTTCCTTCCGGGAGGACCTGTATTACCGCTTGAACGTCGTGGAACTGGCCGTCCCGCCGCTGCGGGAGCGGCCGGACGACATCTCCCCGCTGGTGCTGCGCTTCGTCTCGGAATTCGCCGCCGGCCGGGAGATCGCGGTTCCCGATATCGTCGTGGCGGAACTTTCGAGACGCTCGTGGCCGGGGAACGTGCGGGAGCTGAGGAACGCCTGCGAGCGGATGGTCATCCTGTGCCGCGGTGACGAGGTGTCCCTCGAAGATCTCCCCCCCTCGCCTCGCACGGCGGGGGAGGGGGCCGCGGAGGAAAGCGTCGCGGAATGGCCTCCCCTTCCGGCGGAGGGGCTCTCCCTGGTGGATCTCGAAAAGCGCGTGATCGAGCGGGCGCTGCGCATGAAGGGGGGGAACATCACGCAGGCGGCTTTGTTCCTGCGGATCCCGCGGCACATCCTCGTCTACCGGATCGGGAAGTACGGGCTTCGGCGCGATGCCTGA
- a CDS encoding Nramp family divalent metal transporter, giving the protein MRFRRFDKKKILLFLSVLGPGIITASVDNDAGGIATYSIAGAHFGYALLWTLLPITVALIVVQEMVARMGVVTGKTLADLIREKFGVRPTFFLLVALVLANLGNTVAEFAGWASAWEIFGVSKYFSVPVGAAAVWFLVVKGTYRVVEKIFLVACLIFLAYPVAAYLAGPDGAVVARNLVVPDLRVDAEYITLLIGMVGTTIAPWMQFYLQSAVVEKNLQVEEYPLTRADVIFGCLVTDIVALSIIVACGATLYVSGVRITDAKDAAMALAPLAGKNASLLFAFGLANASLFAASILPLATAYCVCEGMGWESGIDKDFRTAPQFFWLYTGLVVLGGALVLYPRAPLILIMYLSQVINGVLLPFVLIFMLKLINDRELMGEHVNSRTFNGIAWTTTVVMIVLTVLLIIVTVFPGLPGALGL; this is encoded by the coding sequence GTGCGCTTCCGCCGGTTCGACAAGAAGAAGATCCTCCTGTTCCTGTCGGTCCTCGGGCCGGGGATCATCACGGCGTCCGTCGACAACGACGCGGGCGGGATCGCCACGTATTCGATCGCCGGGGCGCACTTCGGGTACGCGCTCCTGTGGACGCTCCTCCCCATTACGGTCGCGCTGATCGTCGTCCAGGAGATGGTCGCCCGGATGGGCGTGGTCACGGGGAAGACGCTGGCGGACCTCATCCGGGAGAAGTTCGGCGTCCGCCCGACCTTCTTTCTCCTGGTGGCGCTGGTGCTCGCCAATCTCGGGAACACGGTCGCGGAGTTCGCCGGGTGGGCCTCCGCGTGGGAGATCTTCGGCGTCAGCAAATATTTCTCCGTGCCCGTCGGCGCGGCGGCCGTCTGGTTCCTCGTCGTGAAAGGGACGTACCGGGTCGTGGAGAAGATCTTCCTCGTGGCGTGCCTCATCTTCCTCGCCTATCCGGTCGCCGCGTACCTCGCGGGCCCCGACGGCGCCGTCGTGGCCCGGAACCTGGTGGTGCCGGACCTCCGCGTCGACGCCGAGTACATCACCCTCCTGATCGGAATGGTGGGAACGACGATCGCCCCCTGGATGCAGTTCTACCTGCAGTCCGCCGTGGTGGAGAAGAACCTCCAGGTGGAGGAGTACCCGCTGACGCGGGCCGACGTGATCTTCGGGTGCCTCGTAACAGACATCGTGGCACTGTCGATCATCGTGGCGTGCGGCGCCACGTTATACGTTTCGGGCGTCCGGATCACGGACGCCAAGGACGCGGCGATGGCGCTGGCCCCCCTCGCGGGGAAGAACGCTTCCCTCCTGTTCGCCTTCGGCCTGGCGAACGCCTCGTTGTTCGCCGCCTCGATCCTGCCGCTGGCCACCGCGTACTGCGTCTGCGAGGGGATGGGGTGGGAGTCGGGGATCGACAAGGACTTCCGGACGGCCCCCCAGTTCTTCTGGCTCTACACGGGGCTGGTCGTCCTCGGGGGAGCGCTGGTCCTCTATCCGCGGGCCCCGCTGATCCTGATCATGTACCTGTCCCAGGTGATCAACGGCGTGCTGCTCCCGTTCGTCCTCATCTTCATGCTCAAGCTGATCAACGACCGCGAGCTGATGGGGGAGCACGTCAATTCGAGGACGTTCAACGGGATCGCGTGGACGACCACGGTCGTCATGATCGTCCTCACCGTCCTGCTGATCATCGTGACCGTCTTCCCCGGACTTCCCGGGGCGCTCGGCCTGTAG
- a CDS encoding 4Fe-4S binding protein, with the protein MVPAARTSFEGFDAMTDHRWRNPYKALPTLRAVVQGAYVAFFLLAGYEFHLFYTQIVAGAAVTAHRAPAVEAFLPISALMSLKYFLLTGNFDEVHPAGLVILVAALVSAFLARKVLCSWVCPVGGISRALEWVGEKTLWKRRKKEVLLPAWADKALCAIKYLLLAFFLYAVVLMMDAMAIMTFQRGTYNYAADAKMLLFFTEMTGVTAVTLAVLVLLSIVVKNFWCRYLCPYGALLGLVSWISPQRVVRDGPTCIDCKACTRACPVEIRVHEKPSVWTPECTGCMSCVAACPVEDCLTVTRRGKASWSPYLIPLVGLGTIFLFWGVARVTGYWHGYVPVDQLAEAYRQAKDLLHP; encoded by the coding sequence ATGGTTCCGGCAGCCAGGACTTCCTTCGAGGGATTCGACGCGATGACCGACCACCGATGGCGCAACCCGTACAAGGCCCTGCCGACCCTGCGCGCCGTCGTCCAGGGCGCGTACGTCGCCTTCTTCCTGCTGGCGGGGTACGAGTTCCACCTCTTCTACACGCAGATCGTGGCCGGAGCCGCCGTGACCGCCCATCGAGCCCCCGCGGTGGAGGCGTTCCTGCCGATCTCCGCCCTCATGTCGCTCAAATACTTCCTGCTCACCGGGAACTTCGACGAGGTCCACCCGGCCGGCCTCGTGATCCTCGTCGCCGCGCTGGTCTCCGCCTTCCTCGCCCGGAAGGTCCTCTGCTCGTGGGTCTGCCCGGTCGGAGGGATCTCGCGCGCGCTGGAGTGGGTCGGGGAGAAGACCCTCTGGAAACGCCGGAAGAAGGAGGTCCTGCTGCCGGCCTGGGCGGACAAGGCGCTCTGCGCGATCAAATACCTGCTCCTCGCCTTCTTCCTCTACGCCGTCGTCCTGATGATGGACGCGATGGCGATCATGACGTTCCAGCGCGGGACGTACAACTACGCCGCCGACGCGAAGATGCTCCTGTTCTTCACGGAGATGACCGGCGTCACGGCGGTCACCCTCGCGGTCCTCGTGCTGCTGTCGATCGTCGTGAAGAATTTCTGGTGCCGCTACCTTTGCCCGTACGGTGCGTTGCTCGGCCTGGTCAGCTGGATCTCCCCCCAGCGGGTCGTGCGGGACGGACCGACGTGCATCGACTGCAAGGCGTGCACCCGGGCGTGCCCCGTCGAGATCCGGGTCCACGAGAAGCCGTCCGTGTGGACGCCGGAGTGCACCGGCTGCATGTCGTGCGTCGCCGCGTGCCCCGTGGAAGATTGCCTCACGGTGACGCGCCGGGGGAAGGCGTCCTGGTCGCCGTACCTCATCCCGCTGGTCGGCCTCGGCACGATCTTCCTCTTCTGGGGAGTGGCCCGCGTCACCGGCTACTGGCACGGCTACGTTCCCGTCGACCAGTTGGCCGAGGCGTACCGGCAGGCGAAAGATCTTCTGCATCCTTGA
- a CDS encoding CBS domain-containing protein, translated as MALIGEVYVGDILGKVVLDPRGEEIGRVQDIAVEAGARFPRAVGLFIEKGKTTRYLPWEELSIFNKRIISSRKTEGEIPEAAPSKEHLLIRKDLLDKQIVDIDGAKVVRVNDVRLTEEGGAAYVTDVDVGMRGILRRLGVERRGGAFFETIRHPLRHQLISWEFLQPVESKLDRLTLSVSREAVSDLHPADLAQIMSDLAPEERQDFFEKLDTETAAEALHELEPEVQADLISEMDKEQAADIIEQMPPDEAADVIADLPAEKAQELLQLMEKEEAEDIHELLHHEEDTAGGLMTNEYLAWPPGITVGEALTKFKTEAQEIEHVYYIYVVEEERLLGVVGLRELLIEEPGKRLSEMMHTKLKTARAETGQDTVAALISKYNLLALPVVDEENRLLGVVTVDDVVDLLLPPASRRKRRKM; from the coding sequence ATGGCGCTTATCGGGGAGGTGTACGTCGGCGACATCCTCGGAAAGGTCGTCCTCGACCCGCGGGGCGAGGAGATCGGACGCGTCCAGGATATCGCCGTGGAAGCGGGGGCGCGGTTCCCGCGGGCCGTCGGCCTGTTCATCGAGAAAGGGAAAACGACGCGCTACCTCCCCTGGGAGGAGCTCTCCATCTTCAACAAGCGGATCATCTCCTCCCGGAAGACGGAAGGGGAGATCCCGGAAGCCGCTCCCTCGAAGGAGCACCTCCTCATCCGCAAGGACCTCCTCGACAAGCAGATCGTCGACATCGACGGCGCGAAGGTCGTGCGGGTGAACGACGTGAGGCTCACCGAGGAGGGCGGCGCGGCCTACGTCACCGACGTCGACGTGGGGATGCGCGGGATCCTGCGACGGCTGGGCGTCGAGCGCCGCGGGGGCGCCTTCTTCGAGACGATCCGCCACCCCCTGCGCCACCAGCTGATCTCCTGGGAGTTCCTCCAGCCGGTGGAGTCGAAGCTCGACCGGCTGACGCTGTCGGTGTCGCGCGAGGCGGTGTCGGACCTCCACCCTGCGGACCTCGCCCAGATCATGAGCGACCTGGCCCCCGAGGAGCGGCAGGATTTCTTCGAGAAGCTCGACACGGAGACCGCGGCGGAAGCCCTCCACGAGCTCGAGCCGGAGGTCCAGGCGGACCTCATCTCCGAGATGGACAAGGAGCAGGCGGCCGACATCATCGAGCAGATGCCGCCGGACGAGGCGGCGGACGTCATCGCGGACCTCCCCGCGGAGAAGGCCCAGGAGCTCCTGCAGCTGATGGAGAAGGAGGAGGCGGAGGATATCCACGAGCTGCTCCACCACGAGGAGGACACCGCGGGGGGGCTCATGACGAACGAGTACCTCGCGTGGCCGCCGGGGATCACGGTGGGGGAGGCGCTGACGAAGTTCAAGACGGAAGCCCAGGAGATCGAGCACGTCTACTACATCTACGTGGTGGAGGAGGAGAGGCTTCTCGGCGTCGTCGGCCTGCGGGAGCTGCTGATCGAGGAGCCGGGGAAGCGGCTGTCGGAGATGATGCACACCAAGTTGAAGACCGCCCGCGCGGAGACCGGGCAGGATACGGTCGCCGCGCTGATCTCCAAGTACAACCTGCTCGCCTTGCCGGTCGTCGACGAGGAGAACCGCCTCCTCGGCGTGGTCACCGTCGACGACGTCGTCGACCTCCTCCTGCCGCCCGCGTCGCGGAGGAAGCGCCGGAAGATGTAG
- a CDS encoding Rrf2 family transcriptional regulator, producing MRLSKKTEYALRALMYAARSPEGTSFQIRDLAEKNGIPKKFLELILLELKNAGVLTSRRGVGGGYLLARRPDSIRSSEIVEVFEGPMAGRDRQKGPGKTEKEGSSPAVSRLVEEASAAAAAVFWRSTLADLVREEDEATQRRRSNMMYFI from the coding sequence ATGCGCTTATCCAAGAAAACCGAGTACGCATTGCGAGCGCTGATGTACGCCGCCCGGTCCCCGGAGGGGACCTCCTTCCAGATCCGGGATCTGGCGGAGAAGAACGGGATTCCGAAGAAGTTCCTCGAACTGATCCTGCTCGAACTGAAGAACGCCGGGGTCCTCACAAGCCGGCGCGGGGTCGGGGGCGGCTACCTCCTCGCGCGGCGACCGGATTCGATCCGGTCCTCCGAGATCGTCGAAGTGTTCGAGGGGCCGATGGCGGGGCGGGATCGGCAGAAAGGCCCCGGCAAGACGGAGAAGGAGGGCTCTTCCCCCGCCGTTTCCCGGCTGGTGGAGGAGGCGTCCGCGGCGGCGGCGGCGGTCTTTTGGCGATCGACCCTCGCCGACCTCGTCCGGGAAGAGGACGAAGCGACGCAGCGGCGGCGCAGCAACATGATGTATTTCATCTGA
- the mtgA gene encoding monofunctional biosynthetic peptidoglycan transglycosylase, whose protein sequence is MRSPFRFRTILTALAVSALLLAAWVGVSILTLPSVAPLAKPRVSMVITVKDWERKDHPFVVGPRNPRWTPYGAIPAALKKAVVASEDANFYSHEGVDYEAIREAIKTDWRKGKFVRGGSTITQQLAKNLFLTREKTLIRKVKEIVLARRMDDALSKSRILELYLNVVELGPMVYGVGHAANYYFGKRPSALTVRECAFLASMLPGPKVYNPYRKMDRVMQRSDRILRRMAAARMISREEYDTAKAEIPNLAGLARKVEKTLETPPPEERPPEEAPGGGPAVIDSSLPSESPPPGSEEDSAPERPDAD, encoded by the coding sequence ATGCGATCGCCGTTCCGCTTCCGCACGATCCTTACCGCGCTCGCCGTTTCGGCGCTTCTCCTCGCTGCGTGGGTCGGCGTCTCGATCCTCACGCTCCCGTCCGTCGCCCCTTTGGCGAAGCCGCGCGTCTCGATGGTGATCACCGTGAAGGATTGGGAAAGGAAAGACCACCCCTTCGTGGTCGGCCCGCGGAATCCGCGGTGGACGCCGTACGGGGCAATCCCCGCAGCGCTGAAGAAGGCGGTCGTCGCCTCGGAGGACGCCAACTTCTACTCGCACGAGGGGGTGGACTACGAGGCGATCCGCGAGGCGATCAAGACCGACTGGCGGAAAGGGAAATTCGTCCGCGGCGGGAGCACGATCACGCAGCAGCTCGCCAAGAACCTCTTCCTGACACGCGAGAAGACGTTGATCCGGAAGGTGAAGGAGATCGTCCTCGCGAGGCGCATGGACGACGCCTTGTCGAAATCGCGGATCCTCGAACTGTACCTCAACGTGGTCGAACTCGGGCCGATGGTGTACGGGGTCGGGCACGCCGCGAACTATTACTTCGGAAAGCGCCCTTCCGCGTTGACCGTGCGGGAGTGCGCGTTCCTCGCCTCAATGCTCCCCGGCCCGAAAGTCTACAACCCGTACCGGAAGATGGACCGTGTGATGCAGCGGTCCGACCGGATCCTGCGGAGGATGGCCGCGGCGCGGATGATCTCGCGGGAGGAGTACGACACGGCGAAGGCGGAGATCCCGAACCTCGCGGGGCTCGCGCGGAAGGTGGAGAAGACGCTGGAAACCCCGCCGCCCGAGGAGAGACCGCCCGAGGAGGCTCCCGGCGGCGGCCCGGCGGTGATCGACTCCTCCCTCCCCTCGGAGTCGCCGCCGCCCGGTTCCGAAGAAGATTCCGCCCCGGAGCGCCCGGACGCGGATTGA
- a CDS encoding nitroreductase family protein gives MEFHRVIGARRSLRAFSQRPVETEKIERMLDAARWSPSCANRQPWRFVVVGTDAPSRAAVEEALDAGNAWAKRAPVLITAGARREDAAVVESRDYFLLDTGMALMSLLYRAVDQGLLVHPMAGWKEGPLRAALGLPEDFTPAAVVAVGYAGKSGDLDEATRKKDEKPRTRKPLGEVAFRSRWGEPFEATLPSLPAKVYETELQLRFGDTDAMGHVNNAKVVTYLELGRMRFFADVVGAERVEDIRYILAEVSCRYRIPILLHDRVFVRMHITDVSRSSFRFRCDLFDPRDGRVFVEAETVQVMYDYGTGRPVPMDAAFLARARDYIGG, from the coding sequence ATGGAATTCCACCGCGTCATCGGCGCGCGACGCAGCCTGCGCGCGTTCTCCCAACGTCCCGTCGAAACGGAAAAGATCGAGCGGATGCTCGATGCGGCGCGCTGGTCCCCCTCGTGCGCCAACCGGCAGCCGTGGCGGTTCGTCGTGGTGGGGACGGACGCGCCGTCCCGCGCGGCGGTAGAGGAGGCCCTCGACGCGGGCAACGCCTGGGCGAAGCGCGCCCCGGTGCTGATCACGGCGGGAGCGCGGCGGGAGGACGCCGCCGTCGTCGAGTCCAGGGACTACTTTCTTCTCGACACGGGAATGGCGCTCATGTCCCTCTTGTATCGCGCGGTCGACCAGGGGTTGCTGGTCCACCCGATGGCGGGATGGAAGGAGGGACCGCTGCGGGCCGCCCTCGGGCTTCCCGAGGATTTCACCCCGGCGGCCGTCGTCGCCGTCGGCTACGCCGGGAAGAGCGGGGACCTCGACGAGGCGACGCGGAAGAAGGACGAGAAGCCCCGCACACGCAAGCCCCTCGGGGAGGTCGCCTTCCGTTCGCGGTGGGGGGAGCCGTTCGAGGCGACGCTGCCTTCCCTCCCCGCGAAGGTGTACGAGACCGAACTGCAGCTTCGATTCGGCGACACCGACGCGATGGGGCACGTCAACAACGCGAAGGTCGTCACCTACCTCGAATTGGGCCGTATGCGGTTCTTCGCGGACGTGGTGGGGGCGGAGCGGGTGGAGGACATCCGGTACATCCTCGCCGAGGTCTCCTGCCGCTACCGGATCCCCATCCTGCTTCACGATCGCGTGTTCGTGCGGATGCACATCACCGACGTCTCCCGGAGTTCCTTCCGGTTCCGCTGCGATCTGTTCGATCCGCGGGACGGCCGCGTTTTCGTCGAGGCGGAGACGGTCCAGGTGATGTACGACTACGGGACGGGGCGCCCTGTCCCCATGGACGCCGCCTTCCTCGCCAGGGCCCGGGACTACATCGGGGGCTGA
- a CDS encoding ATP-binding protein — protein sequence MPDPTRRGFAQGLLEDLRPIFTPRMVLSAWLPCLVITVLHYRTGAHHAWGHDILRRLYYLPILFAAFSGGMRGGVTVSVFASLVYLPHAFTSLLVQDPADALEKGLEIILYNIVAVVAGLLVDRERRERERQERLAARLGDALAEQRRIEAQLIRAGKLGALGEMTAGIAHEIKNPLHALKGTAEILRDAVPEGVPERRMLELHIEEIDRLGQTADRFLSFARPIPADRRPVDPRSLIDRVVSLVSTQARKEGVETGVATDGAVELPKVMGDPGLLAQLLLNIALNGVQAMAPGGGGTLTFSLGTERQGGKEYVRMRVANTGPPIPEENLERVFDPFYTTKDGGTGLGLSICSRIADEHEGTVAVRNLPAGGGVEFSLILPVAEAMDAGK from the coding sequence ATGCCTGACCCCACGCGGCGCGGCTTCGCGCAAGGGCTGCTGGAGGACCTGCGGCCGATCTTCACGCCGAGGATGGTCCTCTCCGCGTGGCTTCCCTGTCTCGTGATCACCGTTCTGCACTACCGCACGGGGGCGCACCACGCGTGGGGGCACGACATCCTCCGCCGGCTCTACTACCTGCCGATCCTCTTCGCCGCGTTTTCCGGCGGCATGCGGGGCGGGGTCACCGTATCCGTGTTCGCCTCCCTGGTCTACCTCCCCCACGCCTTCACGAGCCTCCTGGTGCAGGACCCCGCGGACGCCCTGGAGAAGGGCCTGGAGATAATCCTCTATAATATCGTTGCGGTCGTGGCGGGCCTGCTGGTCGACCGGGAGCGCCGCGAGCGGGAACGGCAGGAGCGGCTGGCGGCCCGGCTGGGAGACGCCCTCGCGGAGCAGCGGCGGATCGAGGCGCAGCTGATCCGCGCCGGGAAGCTCGGTGCGCTGGGCGAGATGACGGCGGGGATCGCCCACGAGATCAAGAACCCGCTCCACGCCCTGAAGGGGACCGCGGAGATCCTGCGGGACGCCGTCCCGGAAGGCGTGCCCGAGCGGCGGATGCTCGAGCTGCACATCGAGGAGATCGACCGGCTCGGACAGACCGCCGACCGGTTCCTCTCCTTCGCCCGGCCGATCCCCGCGGATCGTCGTCCGGTGGATCCGAGATCGTTGATCGACCGCGTCGTGTCGCTCGTGTCGACCCAGGCGCGCAAGGAGGGGGTGGAGACGGGCGTGGCGACGGACGGGGCCGTGGAACTCCCGAAGGTGATGGGGGATCCCGGCCTGCTGGCCCAGCTGCTGCTCAACATCGCGCTGAACGGGGTGCAGGCGATGGCCCCGGGGGGTGGCGGAACGTTGACCTTCTCCCTCGGGACGGAGCGGCAGGGCGGGAAGGAGTACGTGCGGATGCGCGTCGCGAACACGGGGCCGCCGATCCCGGAGGAGAACCTCGAGCGGGTCTTCGACCCGTTCTACACAACGAAGGACGGCGGGACGGGGCTCGGGCTCTCCATCTGCTCCCGCATCGCCGACGAGCACGAGGGGACCGTTGCGGTCCGGAACCTGCCGGCGGGAGGGGGAGTCGAGTTCTCCCTCATCTTGCCGGTCGCGGAGGCGATGGATGCAGGAAAGTAA